In the genome of Triticum urartu cultivar G1812 chromosome 5, Tu2.1, whole genome shotgun sequence, one region contains:
- the LOC125506090 gene encoding putative HVA22-like protein g, whose amino-acid sequence MPTVVERFVDWTVSCLPMYGEAKLLLIIYLWHHNTRGAGHMYDGFLHPLVAWHEADIDRGLLDLRARERDVTASQLKAAAAIGQVFCHSCRPRDQAGKVPRIDE is encoded by the exons ATGCCGACGGTCGTCGAGAGGTTCGTGGACTGGACGGTGTCGTGTCTGCCGATGTACGGAGAGGCGAAGCTGCTGCTCATCATCTACCTTTGGCACCACAACACACGG GGTGCGGGGCACATGTATGATGGCTTCCTCCATCCGCTGGTGGCGTGGCACGAGGCCGACATTGACCGGGGCCTTCTTGATCTGAGGGCTAGGGAGAGGGACGTGACGGCATCACAACTCAAGGCGGCAGCTGCCATCGGTCAAGTGTTTTGTCACAGCTGCAGGCCACGAGATCAGGCCGGGAAGGTGCCACGCATTGACGAGTGA